The following DNA comes from Uloborus diversus isolate 005 unplaced genomic scaffold, Udiv.v.3.1 scaffold_1359, whole genome shotgun sequence.
ATCCTAATGCCTATGAAACTATATTGACCACTATACAAGCGATCACCAATTTTGTGTCATTTAAGATGAATGGCGAATGACATTCAATCTCCAGATTGGGAAAATAGTAACAGCAATAatatttaaggggtcacagtacctttcaaacattttttttttaaatttaagtaaattttatatttcttttgaaatcataacatgcatacttatatttcttaatcaataatttattttcaaaatttaacaatattgcctactttttttaaaaaattcaaaaaatcgaagaaaatttcaattttttgaaatccttaaggttttttttatttttgcactaattaaaaaatattttttgctaaacgatcactataatcatctctaaaaatctgttcattctcatttgcttatgagtttattagaaaattttctgtgattaattatgtaaaaaattaaagttaaaaaaaaaataagtttttaaaggtttaacatgctctaaacatttgagtagttaataaaaatgcttatccaatgcacagttttgtcaaatatgttatcccaattgcaaaaaaagtattactttaaagctgtatctttaatagaaaaataatccTTCGGGATTCTAATtgacatgaaaacaaaaaaaataccatcatcgagaaaagcagtttaaaaattttttcttttgcataagaacacatagcgagcatggcctacaaaccactcataactttctTAAATAtgtgaactaaagcattgaaacttttttccctgtgttcagaatagtttttagttttgaaataagcaataaaaatttttttgatcgtttcatcatttttgaggtactgtaaccccttaaaaaaaattagaaaagtgaaatgatttttctaattttcaatttGAGTTTCGTAGTTCGCAATTGTTTCGGAAAATAATGATTTAGTTTCCAGGAAATTTTCAGATACTTTAATGGTACTTTTGAAGCCTTGTGCGCATCCCAATTTGACATAAATAAAGTATCGTCTTAATTATCACTAGGCTATtcatgtcaaattttttttttcagaccaaaaaaaagtttgagtcTGTTCCACTTCAACAGAAGCATAACCTTGGCGAAAAACACCTCTGTGTTCTCGATAAAGTCGAGGGAGGGGAAACATAGCgtgattgtagaaaaaaaaaagttctgcgtAGCAAAGCATAACTCACGATGATTACCTTCAAATTGTCACAGATATGTCCAGTTCGGCCAAAATGTAAGACATAAACACAATTATTTATTGTTACCCAGAAAATCCAGGTTCACGAAGTTCAGGTTGTATCGCACCGAATATCACTGGACTCAATAATattaaagctgttttttattgttcGATTTATTAAAGTGAAATGTTAAGTGATTGGGTAATATTAGGTGCATTTTCAAGGTAACAGGTATTGTAATATGCTCCAATGTGGAATTATGAAGATTAGGGACTGTAATTATATCTTATATTCGTTAGACTGTCATTGGCAGCAGGTGTGAAAATTACTTGTTCTGTCACAACCGCGCGGGAGATTGGgtgttttttgacacattttccgTGGAATTGATTGTAATGTGTCTTACTTTTTATTTCGTCTTATCGGATTTGAAGGCCATATTAAAGTAAAGCAGCaaaaaaagtattgtaatgagacttttttttttgtataaaagaatTTACGCTTTTATTCCTTACAATCACATATTAATTGTTTTTCGAAGAATTTTAACTTATATGTCGCTCACTTTTGACAATAGaggcatatttcaaaaaaaaaaaaagaaaaaaaaagaaaaaaaaaaaagaagggaaaaaaggaacattggaaaaattaaggttttaagTTTTGGCTGTTTCAAGGGGCCATTTGATAATTACGTAAGGGtttcgagggggagggggttgggagAAATATCCACATACCCttacttttgggggggggaggagggtcaaacccattcttacgtagtaattttccaagtcaatattttacattagaaatcacgCGGTCAAGCGGTTTGgtagggatcatatttcatttgcgtatagtgtaaaatataataaaagaatcgctctgtgtatggtatgttttatttttaattggtatcacatcatatacaaaaaatgttgaaaaaacattcagtttagattccaactttttGGCATGAgcacccatatgcaaagttgcaaaggtgggggggggctcaaatatttccccCGATTTTTAGCTGGATATTTTTCCCCGTAGAAAACTGATTTCagggacagattagagtcattaaaatttgacatttttaacaacttattcattaatggcctgagaagaaatgtttttaaatttttgcaaagaaaaagtactaaaagcaaggaagctctaatttcaaggggggggggtcgagccccccttgcccccgtatatgggcgcccttgctttttagtaaatatttctttacacaaaaaatgtttttaaaaataatttatgttaagTAAACTTAATAGTGATTCCAATGTAAAGTGTCCatgttagattcgttattttattattttgaaaaacgaaatggaagaATATTCGTTTAAATtaagtaagaatattttttacttatttatatttcttacttatttttaattaagtaagaaTATGCGGAGGAGTTTGAAAAATCTTGCATACGGTTTAcatggggggggggtaggggtGGACAGAAATTGccaaaaatcatccttacgtaataaATTAATAACCCTTAATTCGTTTACACTCAAATACTACAATATATGGAAGAATGTAATTGTTCATGATTGCTAATTGATTTGTGCAGTTTAATTTAACAGTGTGGACTAAAGTTTGGAAGAATTTCTTCTAAGTTGTACAATTTTAATGATGTGCCAATATTTGTAAAATCGCTTTTAGAGATACTTGCTCGATCCAAAAAATAAAGGACAGAATTAGCGATCGCTACGAAACACAgggcggcaaaattaaaaaatgaaatggcaATTAAAAAATCATCTGCCAATCATACCCCTATCCCCACCTCAAAAAATAGATTTACGAGCTTAAAGAGTACAGGAAGCacttaataaacttttaaaatattttacacaccAAAATCGTAATGCCgcctttatttcttgaaaaatattacctgcattaaataatgtattaattGTAGTTAACttcaacaaaagttttaaaaaatatcatttaccaCTGTGAATAGagaaaaaatgataattatttcaataaaagtgTGTACTAATGAAATCGTTAACTACTGCCTTCTCACGACTAAAGAAATTGTCCAGTTTTGCTCTTTACCAAAACAGTCTGGTTATGCATTGAAAAtcgcatttcttttttaaacgtttaatcttttactaataataaagctgaaagtctctctgtctggatgtctggatctctgtgatgcgcatagcgcccagaccgttcgcgccgattttcatgaaattttgcacaaagttagtttgtagcatgggggtgtgctcctcgaagtgatttttcaaaaatccgatgtggttctttttctgtttcaattttaagagcaaaaatatcataagatggactagtaaattacgaaattatcataatgtggaaccgtaacatgggcacaagccaattggccggaaaattcaccatacattatttgtaaatatacaggcgaaccaaaagaccttttaatttcttctattacaggcaaagccgtgcgggtaccactagttagatAATAAGTAGTTAATCTGTAAATAACATTGCGGAAACGACACAATCATTTTCGctaagaaacaattcattttacACAGACCTTGAAAACTAGTAAAGCATTGAGTATATATAGATCAGTGATATTACGCTTTGTACTCGGAATAAAACCACTTGACGATGCAAGTTTCAATATCGTCGCCTCAATCTGGATTTATTTTTGCAGTTACTTTTGCTGCTTTCAGTTTCCTTCCTGTTTTACTTAAGACCCACCTTCAGGAAAAATTCGCTTGATATGTTTTTCCTTGTTGAGTAGAACTCGGGCAGGGATGTAGTGCTAAATATTTCTTACCGGAACACGAGAATGGAGCGGAATGTAAATTAAACCAACGTTATCGTCGTGCTTCGTTCATCGATcgataatagaaaaaaataaaaattaatttgaattctaacatctggaattaaaattatgtttttcgcaatcacgagtgtgtgtgtatgtagacgtgtgtatttgtgtctgtgtgcaggcatgagtgtgtgtatgtgtgtgtatttgtatttgtgtgtgtgtgtgtgtgcaggtgtgtgaatgtgcatttgtgtgtgtaggtgtgcgtatgtaggagggtgtgtatgtatgtaagtatgtgtgtgtaggtatgcatgtgtgtgtagggatGCGTGTGTgagggtgtgtatgtgtgtaagtatgtgtgtgtaggtatgcatgtgtgtgtaggtatgcatgtgtgtgtaggtatgcatgtgtgtgtaggtacgcgtgtgtgtgggtatgcgtgtgtgtaggtatgtgtgtgtatgtatatatgtgtgagtgtgtatacgtgtgtatgtaggatgtggacgcaacctggagactgtttgtCGCTAGagagagcagcatcgtgaggtcggccgacggtggtgctgcagagggaggcgggggaaataaaatcataggacttcaaaacagtcaaatgagaacaataagcaatgtgattgctcaaaaaaaagggggaagggtatcttcagaaaaataaataatcttactCGATATAAttggataaattttttttaaatgcgtcaAACATTGAtacaattcaagaaaaaaaacttcaaattatatttgtttcgaaaggatattgaaataaaaagtgccaaacacaaataaaatttatacaCAAGTGCCCACCCTCTGGGACCAAGGGCGCAcgcccctaaatatcgcaaagatccCCAAAAAGCAAGAACCTCccacaaaagtgaaaaatacccttcaaagcACCCCCTTTTAAGTTTTTATGGCGCAGTCTATGACATGATCCCCTCCCCCTGGGTCGGCACCCCTGATTTATATGTAGCTAAAtgtgacatctttttttttttttaagcactaaTTTCGACTTAccgattttaaaacaaatttatttattatatggttataaaagatgaaaaaaaaaaaataggaggatTTTAGATGGTGAGTAGGAGAAAAAAATACCGGGACGGAGTTCCGGCCCTACTAATCACGCCTGAATTCTggtattattattgctgttggAAATTGCATCGTGAGAGTAAAAGTGTTCAGAAAGAAACTAGTCTTTGGTGTCGTTGTAGTAAGCAGAACAAAATGTCCTTACTTCTCCGAAGAGAAGGGTCATGACAGGGCCgacgccagggggggggggggtgctacaccccgccagtttttcagaagtgggaaCGCCAATTTCATCTTAGTGAtgcaacaaacaaagaaaaaggcaaactcttcgttgtttaaaaaaataaaatagtaattttaaatgaacaattgaaataatagtgacaaaaagtatcttttcagtaaaatttgaataaaaaatgtaatcttaaaacacaatttaggaACATTCATGATTCTCTTTCATTAAGATTATCTAAGTAAGGGCCACGGAAATGtatgcttcaaacatttttaagcgcAAAAAAAGAGTATTCAGTACActattcactaggccgcagagtgggaTGCCTGCctagatggttggaacaacgaaatgtggcaagattgaggggtgcagggggcagccagagtgacgtcagaacgcgtggatcgacgcatccaccgacaagctgtagcagacccacaagtcacttgttcctcgattctgcagcaggtgcaagataccctgaatgttcccgtgtcaaccacaACGATTTCCCGTCGTATGGTCGCACATAGTTTGCAATCACGGCGTccactaagaagactgccattgaccccacaacatagacagcaacgtttagtatggtgccggactagagtgacgtggatgacagaatggcggaatgtcgtgttctcagatgcaTCCAGCTTCTGTTTATCCGGTGATAGTCGCCGCATCCgagtgtggcgtcgacgtggagaccaATCTAATCctgcagtaactgtggaacgtcccatcgcacgacaacgtggcataattgtttggggcgcaattgcgtacaattccatatcacttCTAGTTCGTATTTAGGGCGCTATGACGGCttaacgatacttggataatgtgctgcggccggtggcaatcccttgcCTTCAAGGGGTACctgatgcaatttttcagcaagataacgcccgaccacacagtgctcgtaTCTGCCAACATGCCAAGGCACACatatgcttccctggccaccatacacTCCTGACCTGTTATCactcgaacatgtgtgggatgtgattggacgccgtttgcagactctgtccctgcctcgttcagaagacgaactggcaaatggttgaaagggattGGAGAGCCAtcccctctggacaccatccgcacccttattgactctaatactagacgtgtttcttcgtgtattgctgtccgcggtggtccccCTACAACCTTACTGAGTtaacgccgttctcgctctgtattctgcctatccttttgaaattaagatcgtttattattccttgctgcttctgtcttttttcaaatttcatcactttctgaccactccttcttggtgttgcattttcaatgtcgaacaGTGTATAgtgtaaatttcaattttatttattattattattattattatttttttttttttgggttgaaGATTTGGTCCCCCCATTAGGAGCATTTTTAATTGGTAGAGcttggcgcctttttgactctggcgccgtcgtgcgcagCACGACGCATccccttgcacatagggacgacgcggtttaccatgtcacaattatgagGGGGCGCCCCGAAGGgcattcataaatgcacatgataaataatttacataaagTTCTGTGACAGACAATGAGGCCccccaaaaatgcatttcaatgggccccaaacctgtaaatcaaccactgcattccgctatagagtcttcaaggggcctccaaattattgtgagcctagggcctcacttttagttattGGGGCCCTGATTGCTACCTGTATAAacctttttcattattacactatttaaTTCGCGTGATTCCCTGGTAAATACGTCTGAAACTTAATGCCAAGGCCTGCTTTATCTTTTGCGGTAAAGGGTTTTTTCGGATGACTAATACCTTCTGATGTATTGACACTTTTAGTCTTACACTTTCATGCACGAATTTAATCTctcttatttaatttataaatcagCAAGATTGAAACCACAAAACTCGTATCTTGAAATCAACAATCCATGCTTACGGTCAACTGCTTCCAACCACAAACTCCTCAGTCAGACGATTCATATCAAAAGATTGTCTTCGAAAAGCTTATTTGGATTTTCTCAGCCTAAATTAGTCTTTATGAGCGGAACGGAAACTCTTTGGACTTAGCGTGCGTTCAACACCGAGTGCAAATACGGATATGTTCGTGTTTTCTCTTCAACTTGTTTGGCCAGCTGACGTGTTGCTCTTAACCTTGAAATCTGTTCCAAACTTTTGTCCATGTGTTGTTGTGTTATGTGGCTCTAATCCGATGATCTTTATCCCAAAGAGCGGCAAATAATAAATGAGCTAGTTTAATGTGTAATTTTACGACAGGAAGCGCGTTTTCTTCGCACCTTGTTTAATTTCTGTGACTGAAAGTAACGAAAAATAACCTAtacaggcccgcgccaagcctgatcggcgccgttgtgcaaatgtcttttgagcgccgtTGTGCAGTGACGATTGACGAAACTATAGTTAACACCAGGAATGAGGTTTTGTAGACGGTTGAGGTTTTGTAAATACAtacgtggaaaaaaaaagtttggcattcaatttatttttttaaaaagtaggggTTTTAGGGGCACCAAAAGAGGGTAAATTTGTTTATGTcttcctttacaaaaaaaaaaaaaaaaaacttccacacGAAAGTGTGCAGATTTTCTAGAGAGAAGGGCACCAATTTTGCCAGGGCTTGGGCATCACATAAGCTTGATAGGGCTCGATATAATaaaattcagatttatttttttgGCAGAAGAGATTTTCCCCGTTTagagcatttttgtttgctagagtccagcgcctttttgactctggcgccgtcgtgcgtcgcACGATTTTGCACATAGGGGCGGCGCGGCCCTGAACCTATATTCCTGAGAAATTAAGATACACTTTCACAGCATCATcggaaaaaacttaaaacaatgcACAAAAAGAACCGTGGGGAAAACTTTTTCAGCGTTATTTTTTCAGCGTTAAATCGCACAATGCCGGTTACGAAAATCTTTTGATTATTTGCCATAATATGTATGTTAACGGATATCCAAAATGGCCTTCCTTGAAGGTGCAATTTAATTCTATGAGTATTGAAACATGGAAGGTAGTTTTAACCCGTAACACGGGAGGTGAAAAAGGaagacataacaggggacgtgatatctcagagaccgctctactttcagatttttaaaaaattgtgtaattaagatacattcctgcaaCTTCCCTTAAGTTCTCTTTGTACTTTTATtagcacaggaaaaaaaatatttttgaattctgaattaaaaaataccttttccgaggaaattttactagagtcttaagatttttcaagataattcatatttttcagtaaataatttactactcgtaataaaattgatctctattatttattaatgattttgttttaagtgtttaatatatacagaacattttaataccagaaaattgattttatcacgttacaagaaaattttgacagtcttttaattataagtattttGCGTCGTATTTCAGGAATAATTCTGCCTTTATTGTCCCTAAAACATCATTGAGTATTTTTTGTGAACATATCAAACAACTCTCAACTTCAACTAGAATAATTTGCATTTATTCTGCATAACGCGGGTAAGATAAAGGAACTCCTATTTAAACGGTTCGCCCTGTCTACTACTGtcaaaaattgtaacactgaaggtgAGGTGCGGgtgtgcggtctcacagaccgcttttAAAgattgcaatgaaatttaaaccatatGCACTCGCCAAAAGATGCTGATAAGCAAAAGGGGttttcaaggtcacaaaacaaaaagctattggaaaaaaccattcaatcggactgaaaataaaataggggtgatcggatgaaattttttctgtgagACCGTACcacccctgttacgggttaatgcTGATTCTACGGTAGTGGCTACTatctaaaaagtttttctttcgtcTAGGAAAAGTGCTGAAATTGATGTTTCTGCTTCAGTTGTAAAATGTGAATCTTGGTTTTcaatgtctgtatgtatgtgggTGTTCCTTATAATATTCAATTTACGTCACATTTTAGCTAAATTTGACACAGAGGCCTCAGATGCTCCGGAATCTACGTAGGGAGGTTTTCAGTCCCTAGAAAAACCGTGAAACAGAACATTTCCGTCTTTTAATAACAATGACTAATtctttagaattttgaaaaaatccaaagagatctaaatttaaattttgcgtcataaaattgttcttgttggTACGTAGACATTAcattttgcactatttttttcttcttcttttatttaaacctgatcgttgaacatgcgtcacttgacacaatttttagttTCGAGGAGGACCATGTAacaccgggcaacgcagctagtgaattaaaaacttcaatttcggaagAGAGCAACTGTTTTCTAAGAACACTTTTGATTTAATGTATTTTCTATCCTTGCGTTATAATTATATTGTGTTTGTCAGCCTTTCGATACCTAGGTGAGTTTTTGCCctgaagaaaagaaatgttttagaaatttcgGTTGCAGAGCTTAGGGACATCAAATCTCTATTATCGACGTTAAAGAAAGGAATGGGATTCGAATCTCCCTCCCGGAGAATTTTCAGGATTCAAGTTTCAGAAAAgtaatttcagacgatctttagTTATGTTATGAGGAGGAGTCTGGAGACTTTCTCTCATGCATTTTACAAAGTTTAAGTTTTAAAGTGTCCATTATAGACATCTCTAGTAGAGTTAGGGGGAAAAACGGTTTCCGCGACTTtcctccgaaaatttttcgaaactgaagtttcaaaaagcgcaattttaaccGATCTTGGATgatgttcgggggggggggggggggtatttcgaaACATTCCCTCGGATTTATTACGACATTTAAGCTTTTAAGTGCAATTTTAGAGtacctctttcaacggaaaagggaatgaatagaTTCGGAGACCTCTTTGGATAAACCTCTATAATTTAGTTGTTTTAGAATTTAGATAAAAACGATGCTTCATCTCCCCCTCCAAGCATGTGTATATCAGATATGCGAAGTATGaggttagttttaaaaaaatcaaccgtccctccttgaaaaatttctgcatTTGTCCTTGACGTAGGGACTAATTTACAATAGAGGGAGTTATAATCTTGTTCACATGAGTCAGGGGTGTCCattccccaagttcaatggcgcattgtcccccccccccaaaataaataaataaaaatctcaaccctcttttctttttattattttttatctatcttttttcattacatttattttttaaaaaatatttctttttaatttatttaattatttttaattattatcattttattataaaagttctgtgctacgcctataacatacacacacaaactaaataaataaatgaaataaaattttaacaaaataaaataaataatttaaggggttacagtacctcaaatatgatgaaacgatcaaaaaaattttattgcttatttcaaaactaaaaactattctgaacacaggggaaaagtttcattggtttagttcaaatatttaaaaaaatatgagtgGTTTTAAGTTATGTTCGctgtgtgttcttatgcaaaagaaaaactttagattgctttttctcgatgatgggtttcttgtgttttcatgtcattagaatccctaaggatctttttctgttaaagatagagctttaaagtaatactttttgcaagtgggataacatatttgacaaaactgtgcattggataagcattttataaactactcaaatgtttagagattgttaaacctttaaaaaacaaaatttaaaaaaaaaaactttgattttttacataattattcacagaaaattttctaataaactcatgagcaaatgaatgcacagatttttagaggtGATTATAGTgagtttagcaaaaaactttttaaattagtgcaaaaataaaaagccttaggaattttgaaaaatttaaatttttctctattttttgaattttaaaaaatgtaggcaagattttttaattttgaaaataaattattgattacgaaataagtatgcatgttatggtttcaaagaaatataaaatttatttaaattaaagaaaaatgtttgaaaggtactgtcaccccttaaataaaaaaatatttcaaaaaatccccccaaatATTTTGATGCCGCAACTTGCGCCGTAATCCCcttcccctgtgggcacccctgaaatgAATGATAGTTTGTGCTTCAACATTCAAGATTCTCAGCTTGACttgatattcttttcttttttttttcagatattggGCGCTGTGACAATTGGATTGGTGGCAGATATGGGCAGCTACCAGGCCCAGGCCGTCCTCTCAGAAAATGAATTCACAGTGGCAGCTTTCATATCGTTCGGAGAATCTACGGCCCTCATGATGGTGGCCTACGGCTGCCTGATGACGACGTTTTTGCTGCTGGTCTCATCTGTGTTGGCATCCAGAACTTTTTATCATGTTCCCAAATCCCTGTTTGTAAGTATGAATTGCGGCCCATTAACGAGcctattactgtctgaccatcgattacatatggaaaggctaatatccggtttataggcggaaatggacgtatctattagtttataggggtgatggtttgttacagatgtgcagtTTTGCCTCTCTATtgtttagccttagttttgtaaaaatgaaaatttgctctcagcaacatttttttaatataaagtatatttgatctatattctcacggcaaatatgaattgatttatttattcacaacaaagttttctgcttgccattttgcttttacgttcctgaacgaaaggaaaatattttctttcctttttgttatttccatggtaactatttttgttttcccttattttattttagagaatacaataaatgaataaggcactagtgacattataaaacgagtgcatcaaaatcccatcgttatttttccttcagatggaatagtctttacttggcagattgccaaattacatacaatccgcggtcaaacagtaactCACAGTATAACCAATTAATTACTaactataaaaaatgttttggtagATTGTTTATGGTTGAGCTTTATGAGTTTCTTTGAATAATGTGACTGTATCTTACTTAAACGTGTATGAAATCATTCTAATGTTTGTCCTTTGCATACTGCAACATTTAACTGAAAAatgaatacagtgaaatctctaTACAATGAACACCAATAAAACGAattatccgtttcaacgaaataaacttTC
Coding sequences within:
- the LOC129232749 gene encoding uncharacterized protein LOC129232749 translates to MGSYQAQAVLSENEFTVAAFISFGESTALMMVAYGCLMTTFLLLVSSVLASRTFYHVPKSLFFVLYHLVSASLYLSSGLSVVILGYQRRYEKYYITAGAIGIVNAILYIFSTGLGLRALQAIK